The DNA segment CAACCTTCAGAGTTCGCCAAAATTGGTGTAATCATCACCCTAGCAGCTTTGCTGCATAAACACACAGCCACCAGAATTGAAGATGTTTTTCGCGCTCTGGCGATTACGGCTATACCTTGGCTATTAGTATTTGTCCAGCCAGATTTAGCCACATCTTTAGTGTTTGGGGCGATCGTTTTAGGAATGCTTTACTGGGCAAACGCTAACCCTGGTTGGTTGTTATTAATGATTTCACCAATCATCGCTGCCATACTGTTTACGATGTCTTGGCCTTTATCGACACCAATAATTTTATTTAAAGAAATTTTTATTACTCCTTTTGGTGTTGCTTGGGCAATAGGCATGGCTATTTTAGGTTGGCTGACTCTTCCCTGGCGACGCTTCAATATGGGTACTATCGGCGCATTTAGCCTGAATTTGCTCGGTGGTGAATTAGGTATTTTTGCTTGGAATCATGTACTAAAAGAGTATCAAAAGAATAGATTGACCGCATTTATCAATCCCGAACAAGACCCCCTTGGTTCTGGATATCACCTCATTCAATCACGCATTGCCATTGGTGCTGGGGAAATGTGGGGTTGGGGTCTGTTTAAGGGGCCAATGACTCAACTAAATTTTGTGCCTGAACAACACACTGATTTTATTTTCTCCGCCATCGGTGAAGAGTTTGGTCTTTTCGGCTGTTTAATTGTTTTGTTTGTTTTCTGCTTGATTTGCTGGCGACTGCTGCACGTAGCGCAAACAGCCAAAGATAATTTTGGTTCTTTGTTAGCGATCGGCGTTTTATCGATGATTATATTTCAGTTAGTGGTGAATGTGGGCATGAACGTAGGTTTAGCACCTGTAGCGGGTATTCCCTTACCGTGGATGAGTTATGGACGTTCTGCCATGCTGACCAATTTTATTGCTTTAGGAATAGTAGAATCGGTGGCAAACTTTCGACAACGACAGAAATATTATTTTTGAGTTAAGGGTTAGTAGTTAGTGGAAAACAACTGACCACCAACCACTAACAACTGTCATCTCACAAGTATTAAGCTAAGAACAGGAAGTAAGCGAGAAAAGAAACCATGATCCTACCTGGAGCAACTGTTAGAGTCAAAAATCCCAACGATACTTATTATCGCTACGAAGGTCTGGTACAACGAGTCACTGATGGCAAAGTAGCCGTTATATTTGAAGGTGGTAACTGGGACAAGATAATTACCTTTCGTCTATCGGAACTGGAATTAGTAGAAATCACCGCCGGTAAGAAAAAAGGAAAATAATTTAGGACAAAGTCAATAGTCAATAGTCAAAAACTCTGGACTGTTGACTGTTGGCTGTTGACTGTTGACTCTTAAATATTATGCGCCTCCCTCTACCACAGTTTGATAAAAGCGATCGCCAACCTAGCCACATTGCTGAGGTAGTGGAAACTGCTACCACTGAATTTTTGGCACAGTGTCTGGAACCAGAAGACTTGACCTTTCCATCAATGCCACCGTTTGGTAGTTGGGTGTGTGCCGTGGATGAAGAATCAGGTAATCAGGTCTATGCAGTGGTATATCATGCTACAACTATGCCTGTAGATTCCGTCCACAGAGCCGTGGCCATGGGGATGTCACTGCAAGACTTACGCGAGGAACAACCCCAGATATTTGCTATGCTGAAGACTGAATTTAAAGCGGCGATCGTGGGATTCGCTCAGTCATCGCCTGTACCCAACACTAATGGTAGAGTGTATCAGTATCTACCACCACGTCCACCGCAAATTCATCAGGCTGTACATCGGTGCGAGTCAGAAGTTATAGTTAGATTTACCGAAGAATTAGAATTTCTGCGGACTTTGCTATCTATCAATGGCGCACCAGTGGAATCATTAACCGCCGCAGTTATTCGGGATATCTACCAATTACGAAAAGCTGATCGAGACTGGCTCATCAAAGCCGGGCGGAATTTAAGTATATTGCTAAAAGACGACTACGATCGCCTACGGTTCATTCTCAGCCAAATACACCCATAGGTAGTTAGTTTAAACATCTTACCTAAGTAATTTAGATTAAGGCTTTTTTATTTTTTACAGGGTAGCTTTCATAGTTATGTATGATTGATCGGACGATTACCTCAGGGTAATCCCCGCCTTCCCGTCGCCCTTTCACATTCCACTTATGGAACCCTCATCACTAGTTCTTGCTCTAGAACAAACTTCTGAAGTTCTTGGCAAAGAACCAATTGTTCCTTTCGCAATTTTACTGGTAGTCCTCTTAGTTGTACCCATCCTCTTTGAAAGGCTAAGATTACCAGGAATAGTGGGTTTAGTCCTCTCTGGATTAGTCTTAGGTCCATCGGGGTGGAACCTATTCCATACAAAATCACCGATGATTAGCCTGCTATCAGATATTGGCTTAGTTTATTTGATGTTTGTCGCAGGTCTAGAGGTAGATTTAGAATTGTGGCGGCGGCGGCAAAGACGTGCTTTAGGGTTTGGCTGCGTTAGTTTTACTATACCGTTGTTGATTGGCACTTTAGTAGGAAGATTTTTTCACTTTGGTTGGAATACTTCCGTATTAATCGGCTCACTTTTAACTTCTTATAGTCTGTTAGCTTATCCTATTATCAACCGATTAGGTGTCATCAGTAACCAAGCAGTCACAATTACAATTGGGGCTACAGTTTTTACAGATATTAGCGCACTTATAGTATTAGCTATTTGCATTCCAGCTTTTCAAATGGGAATGTCAAATATTTACCAGATACTCTCCCTCTTAGGTTGGTTAATTATTTACTCGATCGTGATTTTAGTGGGATTTGATTGGGCTGGGAGAGAATTTTTTCGGCGTTCGGGAGACGATGAAGGTAACAAATTTTTATTTGTCTTACTCACCGTATTTCTAGCAGTTGTAGTAGCTCAACTGATTGGGATAGAAAAAATTCTGGGAGCTTTTTTAGCAGGTTTAGCAGTAAATGAGGCTGTTGGTGAGGGGCCTGTTAAAGAAAAAATAGTTTTTGTTGGTAGTGTCTTATTTATTCCGATTTTTTTTATTAACCTCGGCTTGCTGATTGACTTGCCTGGTTTAGTTAATAGTCTGTTTACTCTCCAGTTAACCAGTTTGATTGTTATCAGCTTGGTTGCTAGCAAATTTATCGCCGCTTGGTTAGCTAAGGTGTTTTATGGCTACAGTTGGCAGGAAATGTTGACTATGTGGTCGCTATCTATTCCCCAGGTTGGTACAACATTAGCTGCTACCTTCGTAGGGTATCACACAGGTTTACTTTCATCGGCAGTTTTAACTAGTGTTGTGATCTTAATGTTAATCACTGCAACCTTAGGCCCATTGATTACTAGTCGCACCGCCAGAGCTTTAACTACCGTATCAATTACAGAATCGGTGGATGCAAATCTGCCTGAGCCACAGGTAATAGAAACCCAAAATGGTAACTTTACTATCGTTGTACCGATTTATAATCCCCATACTCAACAATATTTGGTGGAAATGGCAGCATTGCTAGCACATCAAGCTCAAGGGCGAATCATACCATTAACGATCGCCACAGCTGCGGCTCATATGGATGCACCCCAACTAGAATCAACATTGCAAAGAAGTGAGCGATTATTAGCCAAAGCCACCAGCCAAAGTCAAGCCTTGGGTGTAGCAGCCTCGCCATTACTCCGCATTGACGATGCTTCTGCGCCGGGAATTAGTAGAGCAGCGCGTGAGCAAAAAGCCAATTTAATTGTTATGGGTTGGGGTAAACGGACTGGTTTAAGAGCGCGGTTATTTGGCAATGTCATTGATAATGTTTTGTGGTCGTCCCATTGTCCAGTGGCGGTAACACGTCTTGTAGAATCACCCAAGAAAATTCAACGTATCCTAGTACCGGTGGAAAACTTAATCACACCAACATTACAGCCTGTACAATTTGCCCAGATGTTAGCAGAAGCCAATCAAGCCCAAGTGACAGTGTTGAATGTGTGCGATCGCCGCACAAGTTCCAGTAAAATTGCTTCTAGGCGATCGCAACTTGCTTTATTAGTATCTAAATTAGCTTTGCCCAACTCACCCGAAGTGCAAATTATTGCTCATGAAAATGCTGCTCAAGCCATTTTGCAAGCAGCGCGATTATATGACCTAGTAGTTTTACCCTTTATCCGTAACCGAACAAGTCCTGGAGGATTAGCTCTCAGCGATGTCACCACTCAGTTAGCCAGTCAACTCACCTGCTCCATCGTCATGTTAGGAGAACCGCAACGCCTGCAAACAGGTAATATCACCTCTGTAGCTCCTAACACTACGACAGCAGTATAAACACCCCTACACCCTTACACCCCCATACCCTTAATTCCTGACAACGTACTCTAACAAGACTTTATTTTGTTGAAGATTTGATGAATTATTGATCAAAAGACACAAATACTTCATGATGTTTGTTATTTTGCTAAGTGAATTAACAAAAATCTAAAGAAAATGTAAACACCCCAAGCAAAAATCTGGAATGAGTATTGTTCCTGCTGTATTGTCATATTTGGGCTAGATGGTTTAGAACCAATATCAAAAGCTACTAACAATATCTATTAAGTAACTGGGAAAATATGAGAATTTTGGTGACTGGCGGTGCAGGATTTATTGGTTCTCATCTTATTGATCGGCTGATACCTCAAGGCCATGAAGTTATTTGTTTAGATAACTTCTACACCGGCGACAAACGCAATATCCATAAATGGGCGAACCATCCCAATTTTGAACTTATCCGCCATGATATAACCGAACCAATTAGGTTAGAAGTCGATCAGATTTATCATTTAGCTTGTCCAGCTTCCCCAGTACACTATCAGTACAACCCAGTCAAAACCGTTAAAACTAACGTGATGGGTACACTAAATATGTTAGGGTTAGCCAAACGTGTCAAGGCGAGATTTTTCCTAGCGTCCACTAGTGAAGTATACGGTGACCCTGAGATCCATCCCCAAACAGAGGAGTACCGAGGTAATGTTAACCCTATCGGTATCCGTTCTTGCTACGACGAAGGCAAAAGAATTGCGGAAACCCTGGCATTTGATTATTACAGACAAAATAAAGTTGATATTCGAGTTGTCCGTATATTCAACACCTACGGCCCCAGGATGTTAGAAAACGACGGGCGGGTGGTGAGTAATTTTATAGTTCAAGCTTTACGAGGCACACCTTTAACGGTGTACGGTGATGGCTCACAAACTCGGAGTTTTTGCTATGTCTCAGACCTGGTGGAAGGCTTTATCCGCTTGATGAATAGCGATTACGTCGGGCCAGTCAATTTAGGAAATCCTGGTGAATACACCATTCTAGAATTAGCGCAAGCTGTGCAAAATTTGATCAATCCAGATGCACAGATCAAGTTTGAACCATTGCCTGCTGATGATCCACGTCGTCGCCAACCAGATATTACAAAAGCCAGAACCTTGCTCAATTGGGAACCAACCATTCCTCTAGAAGAAGGGTTAAAGCTGACGATAGAAGATTTCCGCGATCGCATCAAGAGTGCCGTCTAGGATACAGGCTACTTAGGAGCCTGGGGTACTGTTCTCAAATGCTAGCTAACTTT comes from the Nostoc sp. PCC 7120 = FACHB-418 genome and includes:
- the rodA gene encoding rod shape-determining protein RodA; translated protein: MLLKRSLPKMRWKSWVKPWQQLDWPLFCLPVGVSIFGGLMILSTELKQPVTDWWWHWLIAGIGVFIALFLARCRYDNLLQWHWITYVLTNISLITVMAAGTSAKGAQRWLTIGGFNVQPSEFAKIGVIITLAALLHKHTATRIEDVFRALAITAIPWLLVFVQPDLATSLVFGAIVLGMLYWANANPGWLLLMISPIIAAILFTMSWPLSTPIILFKEIFITPFGVAWAIGMAILGWLTLPWRRFNMGTIGAFSLNLLGGELGIFAWNHVLKEYQKNRLTAFINPEQDPLGSGYHLIQSRIAIGAGEMWGWGLFKGPMTQLNFVPEQHTDFIFSAIGEEFGLFGCLIVLFVFCLICWRLLHVAQTAKDNFGSLLAIGVLSMIIFQLVVNVGMNVGLAPVAGIPLPWMSYGRSAMLTNFIALGIVESVANFRQRQKYYF
- a CDS encoding NAD(P)H dehydrogenase subunit NdhS — translated: MILPGATVRVKNPNDTYYRYEGLVQRVTDGKVAVIFEGGNWDKIITFRLSELELVEITAGKKKGK
- a CDS encoding ATP synthase codes for the protein MRLPLPQFDKSDRQPSHIAEVVETATTEFLAQCLEPEDLTFPSMPPFGSWVCAVDEESGNQVYAVVYHATTMPVDSVHRAVAMGMSLQDLREEQPQIFAMLKTEFKAAIVGFAQSSPVPNTNGRVYQYLPPRPPQIHQAVHRCESEVIVRFTEELEFLRTLLSINGAPVESLTAAVIRDIYQLRKADRDWLIKAGRNLSILLKDDYDRLRFILSQIHP
- a CDS encoding cation:proton antiporter — its product is MEPSSLVLALEQTSEVLGKEPIVPFAILLVVLLVVPILFERLRLPGIVGLVLSGLVLGPSGWNLFHTKSPMISLLSDIGLVYLMFVAGLEVDLELWRRRQRRALGFGCVSFTIPLLIGTLVGRFFHFGWNTSVLIGSLLTSYSLLAYPIINRLGVISNQAVTITIGATVFTDISALIVLAICIPAFQMGMSNIYQILSLLGWLIIYSIVILVGFDWAGREFFRRSGDDEGNKFLFVLLTVFLAVVVAQLIGIEKILGAFLAGLAVNEAVGEGPVKEKIVFVGSVLFIPIFFINLGLLIDLPGLVNSLFTLQLTSLIVISLVASKFIAAWLAKVFYGYSWQEMLTMWSLSIPQVGTTLAATFVGYHTGLLSSAVLTSVVILMLITATLGPLITSRTARALTTVSITESVDANLPEPQVIETQNGNFTIVVPIYNPHTQQYLVEMAALLAHQAQGRIIPLTIATAAAHMDAPQLESTLQRSERLLAKATSQSQALGVAASPLLRIDDASAPGISRAAREQKANLIVMGWGKRTGLRARLFGNVIDNVLWSSHCPVAVTRLVESPKKIQRILVPVENLITPTLQPVQFAQMLAEANQAQVTVLNVCDRRTSSSKIASRRSQLALLVSKLALPNSPEVQIIAHENAAQAILQAARLYDLVVLPFIRNRTSPGGLALSDVTTQLASQLTCSIVMLGEPQRLQTGNITSVAPNTTTAV
- a CDS encoding UDP-glucuronic acid decarboxylase family protein, whose translation is MRILVTGGAGFIGSHLIDRLIPQGHEVICLDNFYTGDKRNIHKWANHPNFELIRHDITEPIRLEVDQIYHLACPASPVHYQYNPVKTVKTNVMGTLNMLGLAKRVKARFFLASTSEVYGDPEIHPQTEEYRGNVNPIGIRSCYDEGKRIAETLAFDYYRQNKVDIRVVRIFNTYGPRMLENDGRVVSNFIVQALRGTPLTVYGDGSQTRSFCYVSDLVEGFIRLMNSDYVGPVNLGNPGEYTILELAQAVQNLINPDAQIKFEPLPADDPRRRQPDITKARTLLNWEPTIPLEEGLKLTIEDFRDRIKSAV